The Pseudomonadota bacterium DNA window CAGCACCAAGATTGACGGGCTCGGGGCCATCGAAGCGCTGCGCAGCCAGAAGCAGGCCTTCGGCGCAATCCTCCACGTACATGAACTCACGGGTGGGCGTTCCATCGCCCCACAAGACGACGTCGTCGCGGTCTTGCGCCTTGGCCTCGACGAATTTGCGGATCAGGGCCGGGATAACGTGGCTCGATTCCGGGTCGAAGTTGTCGTGAGGCCCGTACAGATTCACGGGCAGCAGGGAGATGGCGTTCAGCCCGTACTGCTGGCGGTAACCTTGAGCCATCACGATCAGGCTCTTTTTTGCGATGCCGTAGGGCGCGTTGGTCTCCTCGGGGTAGCCATCCCAGAGGGCCTCCTCCCGAAACGGCACCGCGGCGAACTTGGGATAGGCGCAGATCGTTCCGACATTGATGATCTTCGCTACCCGAGCGCGCCAGCCTTCGTGGATGATGTTGGCGCCCATCATCATGTTCTCGTAGAAGTACCTGCCTGGATTCTGCTGGTTGGCTCCGATGCCCCCGACGCGCGCCGCCAGGTGGAACACGACCTGGGGCTGCGTCTCGGCGT harbors:
- a CDS encoding GDP-L-fucose synthase, which produces MVELRGKRILVTGGAGFLGRALVEGLRGAGPGEVIVPRYRDCDLVEQSAVRSLYAETQPQVVFHLAARVGGIGANQQNPGRYFYENMMMGANIIHEGWRARVAKIINVGTICAYPKFAAVPFREEALWDGYPEETNAPYGIAKKSLIVMAQGYRQQYGLNAISLLPVNLYGPHDNFDPESSHVIPALIRKFVEAKAQDRDDVVLWGDGTPTREFMYVEDCAEGLLLAAQRFDGPEPVNLGAGFEITIKELAELIARLTGFQGNIRWDTSRPNGQPRRMLDVSRAKELFGFTAKTPFDAGLERTIAWYLDQPRSNP